The following proteins are co-located in the Mycolicibacterium goodii genome:
- a CDS encoding ABC transporter permease, with protein sequence MTRFLLARAARMVLTVFAVVLVTFGLTRIAYRDPARMLAPENASEETIATIANSLRLNDPWYQQLWYYVVRGPEIKGTPTGLVNWPPSLGYSYRQQRPVTELILEKIPVTFSLAAGALLLWITISIVLGVYAARRPGGVFDHVTSGVSYVLLSVPTFVTGVILLFVLYYQLSLAGVKFFPSGGYVALTESPAEWARHLLLPWTTLLLVEVGLFQRVVRASVLEVANKDYIRTARAKGVGPRGVYFDHALSAALNPILTLGAIEFAAILGGAIITEQIFGLDGVGRLAVNAANNGDAPVVIGCTLLGAVIFVVSTFVIDVVTHARSGK encoded by the coding sequence ATGACCCGATTTCTCCTGGCCCGCGCCGCCCGCATGGTGCTGACGGTGTTCGCGGTCGTGCTCGTCACCTTCGGGCTGACCCGCATCGCCTATCGCGACCCGGCCCGCATGCTAGCCCCCGAGAACGCCTCGGAGGAGACCATCGCGACGATCGCAAACAGCTTGCGGCTCAACGATCCCTGGTATCAGCAACTGTGGTACTACGTGGTGCGCGGACCCGAGATCAAGGGCACGCCCACCGGACTGGTGAACTGGCCGCCCAGCCTGGGGTACTCCTACCGGCAGCAACGGCCGGTCACCGAGCTGATCCTGGAGAAGATCCCGGTGACGTTCAGCCTCGCCGCGGGTGCGCTGCTGCTGTGGATCACGATCTCGATCGTCCTCGGGGTGTACGCGGCACGGCGGCCGGGCGGCGTGTTCGATCACGTCACCTCAGGCGTGTCGTATGTGCTTCTGTCGGTGCCGACTTTCGTCACCGGCGTGATCCTGCTGTTCGTGCTGTATTACCAGCTGTCGCTGGCCGGCGTGAAGTTCTTCCCCAGCGGCGGCTACGTGGCGTTGACCGAGTCCCCAGCCGAATGGGCGCGGCATCTCCTGCTGCCGTGGACAACCCTGCTGCTCGTCGAGGTCGGCCTGTTCCAGCGTGTTGTCCGCGCCTCGGTGCTGGAGGTCGCCAACAAGGACTACATCCGCACCGCACGGGCGAAAGGCGTCGGGCCCCGCGGTGTGTACTTCGACCACGCGTTGTCGGCGGCGCTCAATCCCATCCTGACGTTGGGCGCCATCGAGTTCGCCGCGATCCTCGGCGGAGCGATCATCACCGAGCAGATCTTCGGACTCGACGGGGTCGGGCGGTTGGCCGTCAACGCCGCCAACAACGGCGATGCGCCCGTGGTGATCGGCTGCACCCTGCTCGGCGCCGTCATCTTCGTCGTCTCGACGTTCGTCATCGACGTCGTCACCCACGCCCGTAGCGGCAAATAG
- a CDS encoding zinc-binding dehydrogenase codes for MRAIVYDPLAPANLRFDEVAEPVAAAHEVLIDVQAIALNFGELHFIDHARKPGEVPGWDTAGIVTAAAADGSGPPVGARVVGLNLGGGWAQRRAIATENLAVLPEFVEFEEAAALPVAGVTALQALRALGPVVGRRVLITGASGGVGRFAVQLAARAGAHVIAAVGSPARGAGLTELGAAEVTVGLDGISEPVFGVLDNVGGPLLAQAFRLVSDGGSVQSIGMASNQPTTINFEEERRTGNRKRLEPFVIHTPLGQDLSYLLTLLADGELDPQIGLRDSWENVSTAAAALLGRTVAGKAVLRVS; via the coding sequence ATGCGAGCCATTGTCTACGACCCGCTGGCCCCTGCGAACCTTCGATTCGACGAGGTCGCCGAACCGGTTGCCGCTGCCCACGAGGTGTTGATCGATGTGCAGGCAATCGCGCTGAACTTCGGGGAACTGCACTTCATCGACCACGCCCGCAAGCCGGGTGAGGTGCCGGGGTGGGACACCGCAGGCATCGTCACCGCGGCGGCCGCCGACGGGTCCGGCCCGCCGGTGGGCGCCCGCGTGGTGGGGCTCAACCTCGGGGGCGGCTGGGCACAGCGCCGCGCCATCGCCACCGAGAACCTGGCCGTGCTGCCCGAGTTCGTCGAGTTCGAGGAGGCCGCGGCGCTCCCGGTGGCCGGCGTGACGGCATTGCAGGCGCTGCGCGCCCTCGGGCCCGTCGTCGGGCGGCGGGTGCTGATCACCGGTGCCTCCGGGGGCGTCGGCCGGTTCGCGGTGCAACTGGCGGCCCGCGCGGGCGCCCACGTAATCGCCGCGGTCGGCAGCCCCGCGCGCGGCGCGGGACTGACAGAACTCGGGGCGGCAGAGGTGACCGTCGGGCTCGACGGGATCAGCGAGCCGGTGTTCGGGGTGCTCGACAACGTGGGCGGTCCCCTGTTGGCGCAGGCCTTCCGGCTCGTGTCCGACGGCGGCTCGGTGCAGTCGATCGGGATGGCCTCCAACCAGCCCACCACGATCAACTTCGAAGAGGAGCGCCGGACCGGCAACCGGAAACGGCTGGAACCTTTTGTGATCCACACACCGCTGGGCCAGGATCTGAGTTATCTGCTGACCCTGCTGGCCGACGGGGAGCTCGACCCGCAGATCGGGTTGCGGGACTCCTGGGAGAACGTCTCGACGGCCGCCGCGGCGCTGCTGGGCCGCACCGTCGCGGGCAAGGCCGTGCTGCGGGTCAGCTGA
- a CDS encoding ABC transporter permease: MTSLALRSPATGAPPVSAHRRGWRSLVADPGLLFGSVLVGLVVLAALSAPLVAALVGHGPDDQFPDDTLDDSGLPITGGKGFLLGADGSGRDVFIRTLYGARISLTIGVPATTIAMVVGVVVGLIGGYFGGRTDAVLSELTNVALAFPFLVTALSVVTLNRGTAGTTLVDPIFVVIGIIALFSWTYFARLVRNSVIELKARPFVLAAIGSGSSHARVLTREILPNIAPTVIIYWAVQLPTNIVAEASLSYLGVGIKPPTPSWGTMIANAQDSALYQVQPLMLIAPAAALFVTVLGFNILSTRLRSRFDPLSAR; encoded by the coding sequence GTGACGTCTCTGGCGCTGCGCTCCCCCGCCACCGGCGCCCCACCGGTGTCTGCACACCGGCGCGGCTGGCGCTCGCTGGTGGCCGACCCCGGTCTGCTTTTCGGCTCGGTTCTCGTGGGACTGGTTGTGCTTGCCGCACTTTCGGCACCGCTGGTCGCCGCGCTCGTCGGGCACGGCCCCGATGACCAGTTCCCCGACGACACACTCGACGACAGCGGTCTGCCGATCACCGGCGGCAAGGGGTTCCTGCTGGGCGCCGACGGATCGGGTCGCGACGTGTTCATCCGCACGCTGTACGGCGCTCGGATCTCACTGACCATCGGTGTCCCGGCCACCACGATCGCGATGGTGGTCGGTGTCGTCGTCGGCCTGATCGGCGGGTATTTCGGTGGTCGCACCGACGCCGTGCTGTCCGAGTTGACCAACGTCGCACTGGCCTTCCCGTTCTTGGTGACGGCGCTGAGTGTGGTGACACTCAACCGCGGCACCGCGGGAACCACGCTGGTGGACCCCATCTTCGTGGTGATCGGCATCATCGCGCTGTTCTCGTGGACGTATTTCGCCCGCCTGGTGCGCAATTCGGTGATCGAGCTCAAGGCCAGACCGTTCGTGCTGGCGGCGATCGGGTCGGGAAGCTCGCATGCGCGGGTGTTGACGCGGGAGATCCTGCCCAACATCGCCCCGACGGTGATCATCTACTGGGCCGTGCAATTGCCCACCAACATCGTCGCCGAAGCGTCACTGTCCTACCTCGGCGTCGGAATCAAACCTCCGACGCCGAGCTGGGGAACGATGATCGCCAACGCGCAGGATTCCGCTCTGTACCAGGTCCAGCCGCTGATGCTCATCGCGCCGGCCGCCGCGCTGTTCGTGACGGTGCTCGGTTTCAACATCCTCAGCACCCGGCTGCGCAGCCGGTTCGATCCGCTGTCGGCACGGTAA
- a CDS encoding GNAT family N-acetyltransferase, whose amino-acid sequence MNIQIRVLDTDDELTTAINVFRTAMVGFGQLTDLRPGQIRTLMEPGRSIGAFVNGQLVGATDAQTSTLTLPGGKQLGHAAVTHVGVLPTFTRRGIATGLMRAQLQQIRERGEAVATLRASEATIYERFGYGVASSTATIEVDVRRAALRPGVGRGGPVRLIDVETSWELLPQIYAANRPTRPGSIDRPQVWWHTRRLKAAAAAAPNYVAVHGDPGSETGFVRYHAADTEAWFVSNQRTIVVDDLFAPTPEAYLALMRYLLQLDLIDRVVFVMRPVDDPLPELLTDRRAARITGVRDETWLRVVDVAAVLDARTYRGDDTVTLRVEDPVLQENSRTYRISPHGATLTDEPAQLVAGVESLGATLLGGTRWASLVLAGSVRADSTDAVAAADRLFAVPVAPHAGIVF is encoded by the coding sequence ATGAACATCCAGATCCGGGTGCTCGACACCGACGACGAACTGACCACCGCCATCAACGTGTTCCGCACGGCCATGGTGGGTTTCGGGCAGCTGACCGATCTGCGGCCGGGCCAGATCCGCACCCTGATGGAGCCGGGTCGCTCGATCGGGGCGTTCGTGAACGGACAACTCGTCGGCGCCACCGACGCCCAGACCAGCACGCTCACGCTGCCCGGCGGTAAACAACTCGGGCATGCCGCGGTCACCCACGTGGGCGTGCTGCCCACCTTCACCCGCCGCGGCATCGCGACCGGTCTGATGCGTGCGCAACTGCAGCAGATCCGTGAGCGCGGCGAGGCCGTGGCGACGCTGCGCGCATCCGAGGCGACGATCTACGAACGCTTCGGCTACGGCGTCGCGAGTTCCACGGCGACGATCGAGGTGGACGTCCGCCGGGCGGCCCTGCGGCCGGGCGTCGGCCGTGGCGGTCCGGTGCGGTTGATCGACGTCGAGACCTCCTGGGAGCTGTTACCGCAGATCTACGCCGCCAACCGGCCGACCCGCCCGGGCTCCATCGACCGCCCCCAGGTGTGGTGGCACACCCGCAGACTCAAGGCCGCGGCCGCGGCCGCTCCGAACTATGTTGCCGTACACGGGGATCCGGGATCAGAGACCGGTTTCGTCCGGTACCACGCCGCCGACACCGAAGCCTGGTTCGTCAGCAATCAGCGCACCATCGTCGTCGACGACCTGTTCGCGCCCACACCCGAGGCGTACCTGGCCCTGATGCGCTACCTGCTTCAGCTGGATCTGATCGACCGCGTGGTGTTCGTGATGCGACCCGTCGACGATCCGCTGCCGGAGTTGCTCACCGATCGGCGCGCCGCGCGCATCACCGGGGTACGTGACGAGACCTGGTTGCGCGTCGTCGATGTCGCGGCCGTGCTCGACGCGCGCACCTACCGCGGCGACGACACGGTGACGCTACGCGTCGAGGATCCGGTGCTGCAGGAGAATTCCCGCACCTACCGGATCTCCCCGCACGGGGCGACGCTCACCGACGAACCCGCGCAACTGGTGGCAGGTGTCGAAAGCCTGGGCGCGACGCTACTGGGCGGAACCCGGTGGGCCAGTCTCGTGTTGGCCGGGTCGGTCCGTGCCGACAGCACCGATGCGGTCGCCGCGGCCGACCGGTTGTTCGCGGTCCCCGTGGCGCCGCATGCCGGAATCGTGTTCTGA
- a CDS encoding ABC transporter substrate-binding protein has product MKTTRRVLGALIATTALVVAACGTDTGESASSTDPDSLYGGTLHIASVEDIDALDPLIAYSAESWQVIRATTRQLVTYPGSRDGIGDDTTVVPDLAESWDVSPDRKTYTFHLRDNITFSGASNREITARDFVYAVKRFPDPNAQVSAITYFNATFDGFKEYAAEFAKVPTGDLGAVKQFIDTHEVRGFKALDDKTLQLTLTEPASDILDILTLNFVTPLPEEVTSKYFADSLEFRKNYVSSGPYYIESYDQGKQLTLAKVPEYNSEGDPRKAYADKIVFDTTVASADAASQQLQTGTADIALYVRSFPANVIAQYKRTDPEHLHSSASGSAVFISWNNPAEPATPAQAALKDLKVRQAVNYSLNRADVVRGLGGPDSAIPSNEILTSTTVGFNDDNPYPTPEDKGDPDKAKALLAETGHQDLTLSVAYRNTPEFEKIGTSVQNALARSGITVRLVPIAGDSWGAFRAYLADKSNLDQWDLAITTWTPDWQGNSARMTLGGWLNSDFAPGGSWNGVTYHNPQLNAAAARAFAAADPTADWKKANRIASADLAWFPLIERVKTIPTSDRVTNWTWQSLGNNADITNISVNG; this is encoded by the coding sequence ATGAAAACCACACGAAGAGTTCTCGGCGCGCTGATCGCCACCACGGCGCTCGTCGTCGCTGCCTGCGGAACCGACACAGGTGAATCGGCGTCGTCGACCGATCCTGACAGTCTCTACGGCGGCACGCTGCACATCGCGTCGGTGGAGGACATCGACGCGCTCGATCCGCTGATCGCCTACTCGGCAGAATCGTGGCAGGTGATCCGGGCGACCACCCGCCAACTCGTCACCTACCCGGGCAGCAGGGACGGCATCGGCGACGACACCACCGTGGTGCCCGACCTGGCCGAGAGCTGGGACGTCAGCCCCGACCGCAAGACGTACACGTTCCACCTGCGCGACAACATCACGTTCTCCGGTGCGAGCAACCGTGAGATCACCGCCCGAGACTTCGTGTACGCCGTCAAACGGTTCCCCGATCCCAACGCTCAGGTCAGCGCGATCACCTACTTCAATGCCACGTTCGACGGATTCAAGGAGTACGCCGCGGAATTCGCGAAGGTGCCGACGGGGGACCTCGGCGCGGTCAAGCAGTTCATCGACACCCACGAGGTCCGGGGTTTCAAGGCCCTCGACGACAAGACCCTGCAGCTGACGCTCACCGAGCCGGCCAGCGACATCCTGGACATCCTGACGCTCAACTTCGTCACGCCGTTGCCAGAGGAGGTGACGTCGAAGTACTTCGCCGACAGCCTGGAGTTCCGCAAGAACTATGTGTCGAGTGGGCCGTACTACATCGAATCCTATGATCAGGGCAAGCAGCTCACGCTGGCGAAGGTGCCCGAGTACAACTCCGAGGGCGATCCGCGTAAGGCCTACGCCGACAAGATCGTCTTCGACACCACGGTCGCCTCGGCGGACGCCGCATCGCAGCAGCTGCAGACCGGCACCGCCGACATCGCGCTGTACGTGCGGTCGTTCCCGGCCAACGTGATCGCGCAATACAAGCGAACCGACCCCGAGCATCTGCATTCGTCGGCGAGCGGATCGGCCGTCTTCATCAGCTGGAACAACCCCGCCGAACCCGCGACACCGGCTCAGGCCGCGCTGAAGGATCTGAAAGTCCGTCAGGCCGTGAACTATTCGCTCAACCGCGCCGACGTGGTCCGCGGACTCGGCGGCCCGGACTCGGCGATCCCGAGCAACGAGATCCTGACGTCGACGACAGTGGGCTTCAACGACGACAACCCCTATCCCACCCCCGAGGACAAGGGTGACCCGGACAAGGCCAAAGCGCTGCTCGCCGAGACCGGTCACCAAGATCTGACGCTCAGCGTCGCATACCGCAACACCCCGGAGTTCGAGAAGATCGGCACCTCGGTGCAGAACGCGCTGGCCCGCTCGGGCATCACCGTGCGCCTCGTCCCGATCGCCGGCGACAGCTGGGGCGCGTTCCGGGCCTACCTGGCCGACAAGTCCAACCTCGACCAGTGGGATCTGGCGATCACCACGTGGACCCCGGACTGGCAGGGCAACAGCGCGCGGATGACGTTGGGCGGCTGGCTCAACTCCGACTTCGCACCGGGCGGGAGCTGGAACGGCGTCACGTACCACAATCCGCAACTCAACGCTGCCGCCGCGCGGGCGTTCGCCGCCGCCGATCCCACCGCGGACTGGAAAAAAGCCAATCGGATCGCCTCCGCGGATCTCGCGTGGTTCCCGTTGATCGAACGCGTGAAGACCATTCCGACCTCCGATCGCGTGACCAACTGGACGTGGCAGTCGCTCGGCAACAACGCCGACATCACCAACATCTCGGTCAACGGCTGA
- a CDS encoding dipeptide ABC transporter ATP-binding protein, whose amino-acid sequence MALFDVADLAVTIHTGNRASGRRAVRAVESFSFSVQAGQTAAIVGESGSGKSVSLLAATRLLGTRAQVSGAVRFDGRDLLTISDRELRTILGKDIGFVFQDPQSNLHPFKTIGRQIDEVVRIHTRQTRRARRARVEELLDEVGIADASHAYDHYPAEFSGGMRQRVMIAMAIALNPALIIADEPTTALDVSVQSDILKLLKRLRDEHGTAILFVSHDLGVVHEIADTVTVVKDGRVVESGPREQIYRAPHEQYTRDLLAASGLHTLGGGGATERDTEPLLTVDNLHKSYRSRGRRDRRTVVEDLSFTVNRGEIVGLVGESGSGKSTVGRIVAGLQYADSGTIVLAGNQLPTAVDDGVPRLSPAIRRTVQLVFQDPYSSLNPRRTAGDSIAEPLRAQGVSTAEVTARVQRAATQARLSTDLLQRHPAELSGGQRQRVAIARALALEPSLIVADEALSALDVTTQAEIIDLVEQLARERDTAFLFITHDLGVVSSIAQRVIVLAPDGVAEIGRTAEVFAAPQSSYTRRLLDAVPRLEAAVS is encoded by the coding sequence ATGGCGCTCTTTGACGTCGCCGACCTCGCCGTCACGATCCATACCGGGAACCGCGCGAGCGGACGGCGAGCGGTGCGGGCTGTCGAATCCTTCTCGTTCTCGGTGCAGGCGGGTCAGACCGCGGCGATAGTCGGCGAATCCGGTTCCGGTAAGAGCGTTTCGCTGCTGGCCGCGACCCGTCTGCTCGGCACGCGGGCACAGGTCAGCGGCGCGGTGCGGTTCGACGGCCGGGATCTGCTGACGATTTCCGACCGCGAGTTGCGCACCATCCTGGGCAAGGACATCGGGTTCGTCTTCCAGGATCCGCAGAGCAACCTTCACCCGTTCAAGACCATCGGTCGCCAGATCGACGAGGTCGTGCGGATCCACACCCGTCAGACCCGCCGGGCGCGGCGGGCCCGTGTCGAGGAACTGCTCGACGAGGTCGGTATCGCCGACGCCTCACACGCCTACGACCACTACCCGGCCGAGTTCTCCGGCGGCATGCGGCAACGCGTCATGATCGCGATGGCCATCGCGCTGAACCCGGCACTGATCATCGCCGACGAGCCGACCACCGCGCTCGACGTCAGCGTGCAGTCCGACATCCTGAAATTACTCAAACGCCTCCGGGACGAGCACGGCACGGCGATCCTGTTCGTCAGCCACGACCTCGGTGTGGTGCACGAGATCGCCGACACGGTGACCGTGGTCAAGGACGGGCGCGTGGTGGAATCCGGTCCGCGCGAGCAGATCTACCGTGCCCCGCACGAGCAGTACACGCGCGACCTGCTGGCCGCGTCCGGATTGCACACCCTGGGCGGGGGCGGTGCAACCGAACGCGACACCGAACCGCTGCTGACCGTCGACAACCTTCACAAGAGCTACCGCAGCCGGGGCCGACGCGACCGCAGAACGGTTGTCGAGGATCTGAGCTTCACCGTCAACCGCGGTGAGATCGTCGGATTGGTAGGCGAATCAGGCTCGGGCAAGTCGACGGTCGGGCGGATCGTCGCCGGGCTGCAGTACGCCGATTCCGGCACGATCGTGTTGGCTGGAAACCAGCTGCCCACCGCGGTCGACGACGGTGTGCCCCGGCTGTCCCCTGCGATCCGCCGCACCGTTCAACTGGTGTTCCAGGACCCGTACTCAAGCCTCAACCCGCGCCGCACCGCTGGCGACTCGATCGCCGAACCCCTACGCGCGCAGGGGGTATCGACCGCCGAGGTCACCGCGCGCGTGCAGCGGGCGGCCACCCAGGCGCGGCTGTCGACGGATCTGCTGCAACGGCATCCCGCGGAGTTGTCCGGCGGGCAACGTCAGCGGGTCGCCATCGCGCGGGCGCTCGCGCTCGAGCCCTCCCTGATCGTCGCCGACGAGGCGTTGTCGGCCCTGGACGTGACGACGCAGGCCGAGATCATCGACCTGGTGGAACAGCTGGCGCGGGAACGGGATACGGCGTTTTTGTTCATCACACACGACCTTGGGGTGGTGTCCTCGATCGCGCAGCGCGTCATCGTGCTCGCACCCGACGGCGTGGCCGAGATCGGTCGTACCGCAGAGGTGTTCGCCGCACCGCAGTCGTCCTACACCCGGCGTCTCCTGGATGCGGTGCCGCGCCTGGAAGCGGCCGTGTCGTGA
- a CDS encoding acyl-CoA dehydrogenase family protein produces MSTESFYLKRPTGYDAELRSVFRPIFARIAEGNVGRERNRILPHEQVRWLNEAGFGTLRIPAEQGGFGASLEQTFQLLAELGQADANVAHIWRNHLAFVEDRLNAPVTEENNTWIKRFLAGEFIGGGWTEANNGTLANIATTITAQDDHWLVSGAKYYATGSLYADWLDVIGRGDDGELWTALVRADDPGVQLVDDWRGFGQRATASGSAHYDNAKAERGNVFPAIERCSYQPHFYQIAMLAVLTGITKAVQRDGSAALKQRKRNYPQGLSEVPSDDAQLLQVIGEVSAEAFGAEAALTLSARTLDRVVAGRLAGSEDRARQLLIDAEVAVTQAQLVIIGAALRSTTKVFDALGASGVSEELGLDRHWRNARTLGSHNPVVYKARILGDWFINGKDPVPDLVSRGRGGQGN; encoded by the coding sequence ATCCTCCCGCACGAGCAGGTGCGCTGGCTCAACGAGGCCGGATTCGGCACCCTGCGGATCCCGGCCGAGCAGGGTGGTTTCGGTGCGTCCCTGGAGCAGACCTTCCAGTTGCTGGCCGAGTTGGGGCAGGCCGACGCCAACGTCGCGCACATCTGGCGCAACCATCTGGCGTTCGTCGAGGACCGGCTCAACGCGCCGGTCACCGAGGAGAACAACACCTGGATCAAGCGGTTCCTGGCCGGCGAGTTCATCGGCGGCGGGTGGACGGAGGCCAACAACGGCACGCTCGCCAACATCGCCACCACCATCACCGCACAGGACGACCACTGGCTGGTGTCCGGCGCGAAATACTATGCCACCGGCAGCCTTTACGCCGATTGGCTCGATGTGATCGGGCGCGGTGACGACGGTGAACTGTGGACCGCGCTGGTGCGCGCCGACGATCCTGGGGTGCAGCTCGTCGACGACTGGCGGGGCTTCGGGCAGCGCGCCACCGCGAGCGGATCGGCGCACTACGACAACGCGAAAGCCGAACGCGGAAATGTGTTCCCGGCGATCGAGCGGTGCTCCTATCAGCCGCACTTCTATCAGATCGCGATGCTTGCCGTGCTGACCGGCATCACCAAGGCCGTTCAGCGTGACGGCTCTGCGGCGCTCAAGCAGCGCAAACGCAACTACCCGCAAGGACTTTCGGAGGTGCCGTCCGACGACGCGCAGCTGCTCCAGGTGATCGGTGAGGTGTCGGCGGAGGCGTTCGGCGCCGAGGCCGCCCTGACCCTGAGCGCGCGTACCCTCGACCGCGTGGTGGCCGGCCGGCTCGCAGGCAGCGAGGACCGGGCCCGCCAACTGCTGATCGATGCCGAGGTCGCGGTCACCCAGGCCCAGCTGGTGATCATCGGCGCCGCGCTGCGGTCCACCACCAAGGTGTTCGACGCACTCGGTGCCTCGGGCGTGTCCGAAGAACTGGGCCTGGATCGCCATTGGCGCAACGCCCGAACCCTCGGGTCGCACAATCCCGTGGTCTACAAGGCACGGATTCTCGGCGACTGGTTCATCAACGGCAAGGATCCGGTGCCGGACCTGGTGTCGCGGGGGCGTGGCGGTCAGGGCAACTGA
- a CDS encoding class I SAM-dependent methyltransferase yields MSEHDRTRWDATYTDRPVLCSAPGPPRAFTGHVNEFPTAGSALDIACGSGENSVWLAQRGLRVWGIDVSPVAIEQARQLAARHGVGQRCRFDVADLDDGLPDGPQADVVLCHRFRDPRLYEALRARLAPDGLLAVCVLSEVGAEPGRFRAVAGELRAQFGDLRVIAGHEGGGEAWILARVPG; encoded by the coding sequence GTGAGCGAACACGATCGCACACGCTGGGATGCGACCTACACCGACCGGCCGGTGCTGTGCAGCGCGCCGGGACCGCCGCGCGCGTTCACCGGCCACGTGAACGAATTCCCCACGGCGGGAAGCGCACTCGACATCGCATGCGGAAGCGGTGAGAACTCGGTGTGGCTGGCGCAGCGGGGTTTGCGGGTGTGGGGCATCGACGTGTCGCCGGTGGCGATCGAGCAGGCGAGGCAGCTCGCGGCCCGGCACGGGGTGGGTCAGCGGTGCCGGTTCGACGTGGCCGACCTCGATGACGGGTTGCCCGACGGGCCGCAGGCCGACGTGGTGTTGTGCCACCGTTTCCGCGACCCGCGCCTGTACGAGGCGCTGCGAGCCCGGCTGGCGCCAGATGGTCTGCTGGCGGTCTGTGTGCTCAGCGAGGTCGGTGCCGAGCCGGGCCGCTTCCGGGCGGTTGCAGGCGAACTGCGTGCGCAGTTCGGCGATCTGCGGGTGATCGCCGGCCACGAAGGCGGCGGCGAGGCCTGGATCCTCGCCCGGGTACCCGGTTGA